A DNA window from Ostrea edulis chromosome 5, xbOstEdul1.1, whole genome shotgun sequence contains the following coding sequences:
- the LOC125649540 gene encoding perlucin-like protein: MTRTILQFLCLQFVVVSVWMCPAGWLKHGPSCYHMGPEEETWFDAMKMCQIHGSSLATVLSQEEHNFIVGLMKQLNKGNVWLGGTDWTVEGTFVWEPYGDKMNYTNFAPGEPNNLNNENCLLIDGPDHKHHQYLWDDRDCDKSESYICKQMDDVTGNLIG; this comes from the exons ATGACGAGAACGATTCTACAGTTTCTTTGTCTCCAGTTTGTAG TTGTGTCCGTATGGATGTGTCCGGCGGGATGGTTGAAGCATGGTCCTTCTTGTTATCACATGGGACCTGAAGAGGAGACTTGGTTCGATGCAATG aaaatgtgTCAAATACACGGATCAAGTCTTGCAACAGTGTTAAGCCAAGAGGAGCACAATTTCATTGTAGGCCTCATGAAACAGTTAAATA AGGGCAATGTTTGGTTAGGAGGGACTGATTGGACTGTAGAAGGTACCTTCGTTTGGGAACCTTACGGTGACAAAATGAATTACACTAATTTCGCTCCGGGTGAACCTAATAACCTCAACAACGAGAATTGCTTGCTGATTGACGGACCCGACCATAAACACCACCAATACCTTTGGGACGACAGGGATTGTGACAAGTCCGAGTCTTATATTTGCAAACAAAT GGACGATGTAACTGGAAACCTAATCGGATGA
- the LOC125649260 gene encoding uncharacterized protein LOC125649260 isoform X2, whose amino-acid sequence MSTKHRDTSTVPSTTVLTVEAQSVFNDFDRDKNGKIDDSELGTALRMLGLNPTKKEIDDMMQEVDNDGNGTIEFEEFLAFIKRSYKKPDEIKHDLKKAFRVFDINGDGFITREELREVLTKMGETLTDHEVDEMMENADKNGDGKIDYDEYVDVMYPHGT is encoded by the exons ATGTCAACAAAGCATCGAGATACTTCCACTGTGCCATCCACCACAG TTTTAACAGTGGAGGCACAGAGTGTCTTCAATGATTTCGACAGAGACAAGAACGGCAAAATTGATGATTCGGAGCTGGGAACTGCTCTACGCATGCTTGGTCTTAACCCTACAAAGAAAGAGATAGATGACATGATGCAAGAAGTGGACAATGACG GTAACGGCACAATCGAATTCGAAGAATTTTTGGCTTTCATTAAGCGATCTTACAAAAAGCCAGACGAGATCAAACATGATCTGAAAAAAGCATTTCGAGTATTTGATATCAATGGGGATGGATTCATAACTCGAGAGGAGTTACGAGAGGTTCTTACGAAGATGGGCGAAACCCTGACCGACCATGAGGTCGACGAAATGATGGAGAACGCTGACAAGAACGGGGATGGCAAAATAGATTATGATG AGTACGTGGATGTAATGTATCCTCATGGAACCTAG
- the LOC125649260 gene encoding uncharacterized protein LOC125649260 isoform X1, whose protein sequence is MSTKHRDTSTVPSTTVLTVEAQSVFNDFDRDKNGKIDDSELGTALRMLGLNPTKKEIDDMMQEVDNDGNGTIEFEEFLAFIKRSYKKPDEIKHDLKKAFRVFDINGDGFITREELREVLTKMGETLTDHEVDEMMENADKNGDGKIDYDVCECKTYTVPILMHQLRMSTNNVSSVMLKPKFWKFEIIINL, encoded by the exons ATGTCAACAAAGCATCGAGATACTTCCACTGTGCCATCCACCACAG TTTTAACAGTGGAGGCACAGAGTGTCTTCAATGATTTCGACAGAGACAAGAACGGCAAAATTGATGATTCGGAGCTGGGAACTGCTCTACGCATGCTTGGTCTTAACCCTACAAAGAAAGAGATAGATGACATGATGCAAGAAGTGGACAATGACG GTAACGGCACAATCGAATTCGAAGAATTTTTGGCTTTCATTAAGCGATCTTACAAAAAGCCAGACGAGATCAAACATGATCTGAAAAAAGCATTTCGAGTATTTGATATCAATGGGGATGGATTCATAACTCGAGAGGAGTTACGAGAGGTTCTTACGAAGATGGGCGAAACCCTGACCGACCATGAGGTCGACGAAATGATGGAGAACGCTGACAAGAACGGGGATGGCAAAATAGATTATGATG tgtgtgaatgtaaaacttatacggtaccaattttgatgcaccagctGCGCAtgtcgacaaataatgtctcttcagtgatgctcaagccgaaattttggaaattcgaaataataataaacttgtaa